The stretch of DNA ATCCATACTACACATGCTCAAAAGCGCCCTTTCCCGAAGTCGGGTCGTGGTGCTGACGGGGCCACGCCAGTGCGGCAAGACGACGCTGGCGCGGGAACTGCTTCCGGAGGACTCCGTCAATTACTTCGACCTGGAAGATCCATCCAATCTGGCCCGACTGGATGAACCCATGACTGCGCTAAGGCCTTTGACCGGCCTGGTAGTGATCGACGAGGTGCAGCGGCGTCCTGACCTCTTCCAGGTTCTGCGCGTGCTGGTGGACCGCAGGGAGAACCTTGCGCGTTTTTTGATTCTCGGCAGCGCCTCGGGTGACCTGCTGCGTCAGACATCGGAGAGCCTGGCCGGAAGGATGGAACGAGTGACCATCGGCGGCTTTTCCTTGCAGGAACTGGGCGCCGAAGCGGAGCAATCGTTGTGGCTTCGCGGTGGTTTTCCGCTTGCATGGCTGGCCGACAGCGAAATCGACAGCATTGCCTGGCGCAAGAACTTCATTCAGACCCTGTTAGAGCGGGACTTCCCGCAGTGGGGGATCCGGGTGCCTGTCACCGCCTTGCAGCGCTTCTGGACCATGCTTGCCCATTATCACGGGCAAACCTGGAATGCCGCCGAACCGGCTCGTGCCCTGGGCGTGAGCGAATCCACCACCCGGCGCCATCTTGATCTGCTGACCGATGCCTTTATGGTCCGCCAGCTTCAGCCCCTTCACGCCAACTTGCGCAAGAGGCAGGTAAAGGCGCCGAAAATATATGTCCGGGACAGCGGACTCCTGCACCAGTTACTCGGCATCGACTCGCTTAAAGGCCTGCTGACCCACCCGAAAGTGGGAGCTTCGTGGGAGGGGTTTGTCATCGAACAGGTGTTGATGACCGAATCGTATGACGAGGCGTTCTTCTGGGCTACCCACCAGGGAGCGGAGATCGACCTTATTCTGAGGTGCGGAAATGATCTGTTTGGCCTGGAGTGCAAACGCACCGACTCACCGCGTCTGACCCCTTCAATCCGTAACGCCCTTTCTGATCTGAAATTGAAACGTGTAATCGTACTCTATCCCGGTACAAAGCGTTTTCCTCTTGAGCGACGGGTGGAAGCCGTGCCGCTGCAGGACCTCGCAAAAGGCAAATCGATATTCAAAAGCGGCTAGGACTAACCACGGACGAGTATCCTCGCGTCTGGACCACTTCCCAGGACCGGCCCCCGTACTCTCAGCTTCCAGGATTCCCGGTCACTTTCAATTCGAGCAAGCCCGGTGTCAGAGACAGGGGTATCGAAGTAAGGGCGTAGGGGAGTATGGGGGCCCTCCTGGTGGAAGCGAAATTATACTTGCCCCTTATTCAATCGGTTAATGCGTACCTTTATTATTGCAGTCATTGCGAGCCCGAGTGAAACCGTGGCGCGGCAATCCCGTGCGGCTTGTCACGGCGAAGTCGAAGAACGAAGCCGGGAGCTGAAACGGCCATCACGGCGCCCTCCGGCCGCTACGGGATCGCTTCCGCCGTCGCCCTACGGGCTATGGCGGACAGGTCGCATGGGTTACAGCTCGCGATGACATTCTTTTGCTCCATGTCCGCTTTTCCACGTTGGGCTTTGACATAGTCGCAAAAAGTCCATTCGCGGCTTTTTGCTCAACGGAAAGCGAAAAGTGTCATTTTCACTTTCCTTACAAATCAACGACTTACGTTGCAAGCCGTTGATTTGGGCGTCCTCCCCGGACGCGTTGATGGACTTTTTGCGAGTCCATCAACTTTGGACGTTGGACCCGTCTTATTCCTCTGGACTCTGGACTTTCGACCCTTCGACAGGCTCAGGGCAGGCTCTGGACTTCTGGTGAGCCCTAAGTGCCGGCCAGTACTCTGCCCAGAAACTGCCCGGTGCAGGACTCCAGGCATTGAGCCACCTCTTCAGGGGTTCCCGATGCCACCACCGCCCCGCCGCGGTCACCCCCCTCCGGTCCAAGGTCTATGACGTAATCGGCGGACTTGATCATCTCGAGGTTGTGTTCGATGACGATCACCGTGTTGCCTTTTTCCACGAGATTGTTGATTACAGCG from Deltaproteobacteria bacterium encodes:
- a CDS encoding ATP-binding protein, which encodes MLKSALSRSRVVVLTGPRQCGKTTLARELLPEDSVNYFDLEDPSNLARLDEPMTALRPLTGLVVIDEVQRRPDLFQVLRVLVDRRENLARFLILGSASGDLLRQTSESLAGRMERVTIGGFSLQELGAEAEQSLWLRGGFPLAWLADSEIDSIAWRKNFIQTLLERDFPQWGIRVPVTALQRFWTMLAHYHGQTWNAAEPARALGVSESTTRRHLDLLTDAFMVRQLQPLHANLRKRQVKAPKIYVRDSGLLHQLLGIDSLKGLLTHPKVGASWEGFVIEQVLMTESYDEAFFWATHQGAEIDLILRCGNDLFGLECKRTDSPRLTPSIRNALSDLKLKRVIVLYPGTKRFPLERRVEAVPLQDLAKGKSIFKSG